A part of Nitrososphaerota archaeon genomic DNA contains:
- a CDS encoding 30S ribosomal protein S30, which yields MPTHGSLTKAGKVRSQTPKIEARPRTSPIPKYRNRRTFVKRYVLKRQPGQNWIQP from the coding sequence CACACGGATCGCTTACTAAAGCCGGGAAGGTCAGGTCTCAGACACCTAAGATAGAAGCTAGACCAAGAACCTCTCCTATCCCCAAGTATAGGAATAGAAGGACGTTCGTTAAACGGTATGTACTCAAGAGGCAGCCTGGACAAAACTGGATTCAACCCTAA